A segment of the Gemmatimonadales bacterium genome:
CTGGCCCAAGGACCTGGCCGTCCGATCCGGGCAGTCACCCGAGGTCCTCCTTCCGGCCCTGACGCGAATCATCCGGGCAGCCTACCCGGATCAACCGATCTCGGATCCGCAGACGATGGCGGAGGTACTTGCGGGGCAAACAGTGTCTCGTGCTGCGCAGCTCCAGGTCTTAGGGGTCCTCGCGGCGGTGGCCCTGCTGCTGGCCGCGGTCGGCATTCACGGGCTACTGTCATTCATGGTTGCGCAGCGATCCCGGGAAATCGGCGTTCGCATGGCGCTGGGCGCTGGGAGCACGCGCGTGATCCACCTGGTGCTCAAACAAGGCGCCGCCATGGCGCTGACCGGCATCGCGCTCGGTGCGGCGGTTGCCTACTTTGCCGGCCGCGCACTGCAGGCAGCGCTGTTCGGTGTTCCAGCCAGTGACCCGCTGACGTTCGCCATCGTGATCGTCCTCTGCCTGATCATGACCCTGGCCGGCTGCCTCGCTCCCGTACGTCGAGCAGTTCGGGTCGACCCGCTGACCGCTATTCGCACGGAGTAGGTCGCCCCGAGTTCCAGCGCGGCGCGTTCCTGGCGGGTAAGCCATGCGACCTGCGTCCGCTCCCCGGTACCGTCGCGGGAGTCGACGTTGGCGTTCATGGGAACGGGTGTGGCAGCCTCACTCAGAATCTCCGAGGTCACAGCCTGGACAAACGTCGAGTCTGCTTCACTTCGGCTGTATTGAAGCGACTGAAAACGACGACGGCTCCGGTGCACCCGCTATGGGCGCTCCGGAGCCGACATCTCGCGCAGCAATCAGGGCGTCGCGCCCGCCGACTGATCGCCGTACTTCTTGTACCAGCTCATCATGTAGAGCTGCGTCCGCATGAAGTTGGACGGCTTGGATGAGGTACCGTGTGCCTCACCGTTGAACCGCAGCAGCTCGGTCGGGACACCAAGGCGCTTGAGCGCGGCAAAATACTCCTCCGACTGCGCCATCGGGGTCCGGATGTCGTCGTCGCCCGTCATGATCAGGGTCGGCGTCTTGACGTTGCCGACATACATCAGCGGCGACTGCTTGAGCCATGGCATCGGATCTTCCCAGAACGGCTTGTCGAAGAAGTTGTCGGTAAAGAGCGGCACGTCGGTGGTGCCTGCCATGCTGAGCCAATTGGTCACGGGGCAACGCACCGCAGCCGCGGCAAACCGGGTCGTCTGTCCGATGACCCAGCTCGAAAGCACGCCACCGCCACTGCAGCCACCCACATACATCCGCTTGGTGTCGATATACCCGCGGTCGATCACGGCGTCGACGCCGGCCATCAGATCGTCGTAGTCGACGCTCGGATAGGCGCGTTCGATCGCGTTGCCGAACTCGGTGCCGTACCCGGTGCTGCCGCGCGGGTTGGTGTACAGCACCACGTTGCCGTTGGCGGCAAAGTTCTGGAACATGTAATTGAACGCGACGTTGTACATGCCGTGCGGCCCGCCGTGGATTTCCATTGCCAGCGGATACTTGCGGTTCGGGTCGAAGTTGGGCGGCTTGACGATCCAACCATGCACCCGCGTACCGCCCGACGACGTGTACCAGATCTCCTCGACCTCACCGAGCTTGATCCCGGCCAGGACATCGTCGTTTACGGCGGTCAGGCGGGTAATCTCCGTAGGCCGCGCCAGCGCCAGGCGAACGACATCCCCCGGCTGATGGGGGGAACTCAAGGTTCCGACCGCGATACCGGTCTTCGAGATCGACGTCACGTTGAGCATGTGCATACCCGACGTGACCTGACGGTACCCGCCACGAAGCGGCGTGAAGAAGAGCTGGGAGGTTCCCTTGTCCTGCGCTCCGTAGTAGACGCCGCTGCCATCAGAAGCCCATGTGATGCCGCCAACGTCGCGGTCGAGATCGCCCGATGCCAGCCGCGGATTGCTGCCATCGATGCCCATGAAGTACAGCTCGGCCGTCTTATAGCTCTTCCGGGTCGAGTCGTAGCCCGCATAGGCAACCGTCTTGCCGTCCGGTGAGATGGCCGGACTGCTCCAGGCCCCGGGCGTGCGCGTCAGAATGCGCAGCTCGCCGGACTGGACGTTGACCGCAGCCAGCTGCGAGTTGCGGTAGTTGGCGTCGGCGTTGCCCTCGAAGAATCCTTCCACCACGATCGACTTGCTATCCGGCGTCCAGTCATAGCCGGCGCCGCCGAAGCCCAGTCGGTCCATCCGAGCGCCGAGATCGAAGTTGCCCTGCGTCAGCTGACGCGCGGTGCCG
Coding sequences within it:
- a CDS encoding S9 family peptidase, whose amino-acid sequence is MGRFRSAGALIALAVSAGAVAAQEVPSDTLLTVQHYLNWEQVSDPQLSPDGTQIVFTRRWINQIEDRWDSAIWIMDANGSRQRYLLKGGSPRWSPDGSRIAYIAEADGKAQIFVRWMDAEGAVSQVTRLLESPGSLAWSPDGKWLSFTSLVRFERPWSISMPTPPAGAKWTPAPRRVTDLHYRQDRAGYFQLAHLHLFMVPADGGTARQLTQGNFDLGARMDRLGFGGAGYDWTPDSKSIVVEGFFEGNADANYRNSQLAAVNVQSGELRILTRTPGAWSSPAISPDGKTVAYAGYDSTRKSYKTAELYFMGIDGSNPRLASGDLDRDVGGITWASDGSGVYYGAQDKGTSQLFFTPLRGGYRQVTSGMHMLNVTSISKTGIAVGTLSSPHQPGDVVRLALARPTEITRLTAVNDDVLAGIKLGEVEEIWYTSSGGTRVHGWIVKPPNFDPNRKYPLAMEIHGGPHGMYNVAFNYMFQNFAANGNVVLYTNPRGSTGYGTEFGNAIERAYPSVDYDDLMAGVDAVIDRGYIDTKRMYVGGCSGGGVLSSWVIGQTTRFAAAAVRCPVTNWLSMAGTTDVPLFTDNFFDKPFWEDPMPWLKQSPLMYVGNVKTPTLIMTGDDDIRTPMAQSEEYFAALKRLGVPTELLRFNGEAHGTSSKPSNFMRTQLYMMSWYKKYGDQSAGATP